One Bos indicus isolate NIAB-ARS_2022 breed Sahiwal x Tharparkar chromosome 10, NIAB-ARS_B.indTharparkar_mat_pri_1.0, whole genome shotgun sequence DNA window includes the following coding sequences:
- the POLE2 gene encoding DNA polymerase epsilon subunit 2 isoform X1, with protein sequence MAPERLRSRALSAFKLRGLMLRGEAVKYLTEALQSINEIELEDALEKIIDAVEKQPLSSNMIERSVVEAAVQECSQSVDETIDHIFNIIGAFDIPRFVYNSERKKFLPLLMTNHPAPNLFGTARDKAELFRERYTILHQRTHRHELFTPPVIGSHPDESGSKFQLKTIETLLGSTSKIGDVIVLGMITQLKEGKFFLEDPTGTIQLDLSKAQFHSGLYTESCFVLAEGWFEDQVFHVNAFGFPPTEPSSTTRAYYGNTNFFGGPSNTSVKTSAKLKQLEDENKDAMFVFISDVWLDQVEVLEKLHIMFSGYSPAPPTCFILCGNFSSAPYGKNQVQALKDSLKTLADIICEYPNIHQSSRFVFVPGPEDPGFGSILPRPPFAESITNEFRQRVPFSVFTTNPCRIQYCTQEIIVFREDLVNKMCRNCVRFPSSNLDIPNHFVKTVLSQGHLTPLPLYVCPVYWAYDYALRVYPVPDLLVIADKYDPFTLTNTECLCINPGSFPRSGFSFKVFYPSNKVVEDSKLQGF encoded by the exons ATGGCGCCTGAGCGGTTAAGGAGCCGGGCGCTCTCCGCCTTCAAGCTTCGCGGATTGATGCTCCGGGG CGAAGCTGTTAAGTACCTCACAGAAGCTCTTCAGTCTATCAATGAAATAGAGCTTGAAGATGCACTGGAAAAGATCATCGATGCAGTTGAAAAGCAACCCT TGTCATCAAACATGATTGAACGATCAGTAGTGGAAGCAGCAGTCCAGGAATGCAGTCAGTCAGTAGATGAAACTAT AGATCATATCTTCAATATCATAGGAGCATTTGATATCCCACGCTTTGTGtacaattcagaaagaaaaaaatttcttcc tttattaatGACCAACCACCCTGCACCAAATTTATTTGGGACAGCAAGAGATAAAGCAGAGCTGTTTCGTGAACGATACACAATTTTGCACCAG agaACCCACAGACATGAATTATTTACTCCTCCAGTGATTGGTTCTCACCCTGATGAAAGTGGAAGCAAATTCCAG cttaAGACAATAGAAACCCTATTGGGCAGTACAAGCAAAATTGGAGATGTGATTGTTCTTGGGATGATAACCCAGTTAAAAGAG ggaAAATTTTTTCTGGAAGACCCTACAGGAACAATACAACTGGATCTTAGTAAAGCT CAGTTTCATAGTGGTTTATACACAGAATCATGCTTTGTCTTAGCAGAGG GTTGGTTTGAAGATCAGGTGTTTCATGTCAATGCCTTTGGATTTCCACCCACTGAACCCTCTAGTACTACTAG GGCATACTATGGAAATACTAATTTTTTCGGAGGGCCTTCTAATACATCTGTGAAGACTTCTGCAAAACTAAAACAACTAGAGGATGAGAATAAAGATGCCATGTTTGTCTTTATATCTGATGTTTGGTTGGACCAAGTAGAAGTATTGGAAAAACTTCACATCATGTTTTCTG gttaCTCACCAGCACCTCCAACCTGCTTTATTCTGTGTGGTAATTTTTCATCTGCACCTTATGGAAAAAATCAAGTTCAAGCTTTGAAAG attccCTAAAAACTTTGGCAGATATAATATGCGAATacccaaatattcatcaaag TAGTCGTTTTGTGTTTGTACCTGGCCCAGAGGATCCTGGATTTGGTTCCATCTTACCAAG GCCACCATTTGCTGAAAGCATCACTAATGAATTCAGGCAAAGAGTAccattttcagtttttactaCTAATCCTTGCAG AATTCAGTATTGTACACAAGAAATTATTGTCTTTCGTGAAGACTTAGTGAATAAAATGTGCAGAAACTGTGTCCGTTTTCCCAGTAGCAATTTGGATATTCCTAATCAT TTTGTAAAGACTGTCTTATCCCAAGGACACCTGACTCCTCTCCCTCTCTATGTCTGCCCAGTGTATTGGGCGTATGACTATGCTCTGAGAGTGTACCCTGTGCCTGACCTACTTGTCATCGCAGACAAATATGATCCTTTTACTTTGACCAATACCGAATGCCTCTGCATAAACCCT GGCTCTTTTCCAAGAAGTGGATTTTCATTCAAAGTTTTTTATCCTTCCAATAAGGTAGTAGAAGATAG
- the POLE2 gene encoding DNA polymerase epsilon subunit 2 isoform X2 — MAPERLRSRALSAFKLRGLMLRGEAVKYLTEALQSINEIELEDALEKIIDAVEKQPLSSNMIERSVVEAAVQECSQSVDETIDHIFNIIGAFDIPRFVYNSERKKFLPLLMTNHPAPNLFGTARDKAELFRERYTILHQRTHRHELFTPPVIGSHPDESGSKFQLKTIETLLGSTSKIGDVIVLGMITQLKEGKFFLEDPTGTIQLDLSKAQFHSGLYTESCFVLAEGWFEDQVFHVNAFGFPPTEPSSTTRAYYGNTNFFGGPSNTSVKTSAKLKQLEDENKDAMFVFISDVWLDQVEVLEKLHIMFSGYSPAPPTCFILCGNFSSAPYGKNQVQALKDSLKTLADIICEYPNIHQSRFVFVPGPEDPGFGSILPRPPFAESITNEFRQRVPFSVFTTNPCRIQYCTQEIIVFREDLVNKMCRNCVRFPSSNLDIPNHFVKTVLSQGHLTPLPLYVCPVYWAYDYALRVYPVPDLLVIADKYDPFTLTNTECLCINPGSFPRSGFSFKVFYPSNKVVEDSKLQGF; from the exons ATGGCGCCTGAGCGGTTAAGGAGCCGGGCGCTCTCCGCCTTCAAGCTTCGCGGATTGATGCTCCGGGG CGAAGCTGTTAAGTACCTCACAGAAGCTCTTCAGTCTATCAATGAAATAGAGCTTGAAGATGCACTGGAAAAGATCATCGATGCAGTTGAAAAGCAACCCT TGTCATCAAACATGATTGAACGATCAGTAGTGGAAGCAGCAGTCCAGGAATGCAGTCAGTCAGTAGATGAAACTAT AGATCATATCTTCAATATCATAGGAGCATTTGATATCCCACGCTTTGTGtacaattcagaaagaaaaaaatttcttcc tttattaatGACCAACCACCCTGCACCAAATTTATTTGGGACAGCAAGAGATAAAGCAGAGCTGTTTCGTGAACGATACACAATTTTGCACCAG agaACCCACAGACATGAATTATTTACTCCTCCAGTGATTGGTTCTCACCCTGATGAAAGTGGAAGCAAATTCCAG cttaAGACAATAGAAACCCTATTGGGCAGTACAAGCAAAATTGGAGATGTGATTGTTCTTGGGATGATAACCCAGTTAAAAGAG ggaAAATTTTTTCTGGAAGACCCTACAGGAACAATACAACTGGATCTTAGTAAAGCT CAGTTTCATAGTGGTTTATACACAGAATCATGCTTTGTCTTAGCAGAGG GTTGGTTTGAAGATCAGGTGTTTCATGTCAATGCCTTTGGATTTCCACCCACTGAACCCTCTAGTACTACTAG GGCATACTATGGAAATACTAATTTTTTCGGAGGGCCTTCTAATACATCTGTGAAGACTTCTGCAAAACTAAAACAACTAGAGGATGAGAATAAAGATGCCATGTTTGTCTTTATATCTGATGTTTGGTTGGACCAAGTAGAAGTATTGGAAAAACTTCACATCATGTTTTCTG gttaCTCACCAGCACCTCCAACCTGCTTTATTCTGTGTGGTAATTTTTCATCTGCACCTTATGGAAAAAATCAAGTTCAAGCTTTGAAAG attccCTAAAAACTTTGGCAGATATAATATGCGAATacccaaatattcatcaaag TCGTTTTGTGTTTGTACCTGGCCCAGAGGATCCTGGATTTGGTTCCATCTTACCAAG GCCACCATTTGCTGAAAGCATCACTAATGAATTCAGGCAAAGAGTAccattttcagtttttactaCTAATCCTTGCAG AATTCAGTATTGTACACAAGAAATTATTGTCTTTCGTGAAGACTTAGTGAATAAAATGTGCAGAAACTGTGTCCGTTTTCCCAGTAGCAATTTGGATATTCCTAATCAT TTTGTAAAGACTGTCTTATCCCAAGGACACCTGACTCCTCTCCCTCTCTATGTCTGCCCAGTGTATTGGGCGTATGACTATGCTCTGAGAGTGTACCCTGTGCCTGACCTACTTGTCATCGCAGACAAATATGATCCTTTTACTTTGACCAATACCGAATGCCTCTGCATAAACCCT GGCTCTTTTCCAAGAAGTGGATTTTCATTCAAAGTTTTTTATCCTTCCAATAAGGTAGTAGAAGATAG